In Carcharodon carcharias isolate sCarCar2 chromosome 33, sCarCar2.pri, whole genome shotgun sequence, a genomic segment contains:
- the LOC121272204 gene encoding T-complex protein 1 subunit theta-like, translating into MSSHVPKAPGYLQMLTSGARYFSGLEEVVFRNIEACKELAQSLGATYGPNGLNKLVINHLQKILVTGDSTTVLREFQIEHPAANMMVLAMKMQGEEQGDGRALVLILAGSLLERAGGLLRSGLSVPEVIKGYRKGCHRALEVLESLSCANLEDLWDQDEVAAALRTPIMSKQYGYQDFLSRLVASSCVSVMPESGVFDADLVRVCKVLGAGVTDSLVLGGMTFKKEAESLVTSVRDARVVIYSCPFELSQTETKGTVLLRGVADMLGFGDGEERLMEAQVRQLVEAGVNVLVVGGKVGDLALHYADKHQLMVVRLHSRYDLMRLGKAVEAAPLLKLGLPAPEEIGHCDHVYLREVGDTQVVIFEQEKQECAVATILLRGSTQSLQDNVEEAIKDGVNAYKTLSQDKRMLPGAGATEMELALRVVSYGQTCPGLDQYAIQEYARSFESVAKALVQNAGDQGQQVTAKLYAVHQEGGRNMGFDLEAGGAAILDAAQAGIWDPFQVKRSAIKLATNAAITVLSVDQIIMAKKSGGPKPRGDDPNWDEAPDHID; encoded by the coding sequence ATGTCGTCACACGTTCCAAAAGCCCCCGGTTATCTCCAGATGCTGACCAGTGGAGCTCGATATTTCAGCGGCTTAGAGGAGGTGGTTTTCCGAAACATCGAGGCCTGCAAGGAGCTAGCACAATCACTCGGAGCCACATACGGGCCGAACGGCCTCAACAAGCTGGTAATCAACCACCTGCAGAAGATCCTGGTGACGGGGGACAGCACCACAGTGCTACGCGAGTTCCAGATCGAGCACCCGGCGGCCAACATGATGGTGCTGGCCATGAAGATGCAAGGGGAGGAGCAGGGTGACGGCAGGGCCCTGGTCCTCATCCTGGCCGGCTCGCTGCTGGAGAGGGCAGGTGGCCTCCTGCGGAGCGGTCTCTCGGTGCCCGAGGTGATCAAGGGGTACCGCAAGGGCTGCCACCGGGCGCTGGAGGTCCTGGAGAGTCTCAGCTGTGCCAACCTGGAGGACCTGTGGGACCAGGACGAAGTGGCTGCGGCCCTGCGGACCCCCATCATGAGTAAACAGTATGGCTACCAGGACTTCCTGTCGCGGCTGGTTGCCTCGAGCTGCGTCTCAGTGATGCCCGAGTCCGGGGTCTTCGACGCAGACTTGGTGCGGGTGTGCAAGGTGCTGGGGGCAGGGGTGACAGATTCGCTGGTGCTGGGGGGCATGACCTTcaaaaaggaggcagagagccTGGTGACATCGGTGAGGGACGCCCGGGTGGTCATCTACAGCTGCCCCTTCGAGCTGTCCCAGACCGAGACCAAGGGCACAGTCCTGCTCCGGGGGGTGGCAGACATGCTGGGCTTCGGGGATGGTGAAGAGCGGCTGATGGAGGCCCAGGTGCGCCAGCTGGTGGAGGCCGGGGTGAACGTGCTGGTGGTGGGCGGGAAGGTGGGTGACTTGGCGCTACACTACGCCGACAAGCACCAGCTGATGGTGGTGAGGCTTCACTCGAGGTACGACCTGATGAGGCTGGGCAAGGCAGTGGAGGCCGCCCCCCTGCTGAAGCTGGGCCTCCCGGCCCCCGAGGAGATCGGGCACTGTGACCACGTGTACCTGAGGGAGGTGGGCGACACCCAGGTGGTGATCTTCGAGCAGGAGAAGCAGGAGTGCGCCGTCGCCACCATCCTGCTCCGAGGGTCCACCCAGAGCCTGCAGGACAATGTCGAGGAGGCTATCAAAGACGGGGTCAACGCCTACAAGACCCTGAGCCAGGACAAGCGCATGCTCCCGGGCGCCGGCGCAACGGAGATGGAGCTGGCCCTGAGGGTGGTCTCCTATGGGCAGACGTGCCCCGGCCTGGATCAGTACGCCATCCAGGAGTACGCCCGCTCCTTTGAGTCTGTGGCCAAGGCGCTGGTCCAGAACGCAGGGGACCAGGGGCAGCAGGTCACTGCCAAGCTCTACGCCGTCCACCAGGAGGGAGGCCGCAACATGGGCTTCGACCTCGAGGCGGGGGGGGCGGCGATACTGGACGCGGCCCAGGCCGGCATTTGGGACCCCTTCCAGGTCAAGCGATCGGCCATCAAGCTGGCCACCAACGCTGCCATCACCGTGCTCAGCGTCGACCAGATCATTATGGCCAAGAAGTCGGGGGGGCCCAAGCCCCGGGGTGATGACCCCAACTGGGACGAAGCGCCGGACCACATCGACTGA